From Acidothermus cellulolyticus 11B, a single genomic window includes:
- a CDS encoding RNA polymerase sigma factor gives MPGTDAPADVVRTDAAVSLPAEPREAAVSQLDHEVAEEEPVRTARRTRGSRSRSSRRAADEELVVDVVEDDAPAEIPTEEELLDAVSRPAGFDDESDDLVEDDLDLDDAGLSHDPVRNYLNEIGRTPLLDAAQEVELAKRIEAGVYADVKLNDPTLQLTEEERRDLEAIRDDGARAKAHMLEANLRLVVSVAKRYSNRGMAFLDVIQEGNLGLIRAVEKFDYTKGYKFSTYAMWWIRQAITRALADQARTIRLPVHVVEQLNKLTRLQRELHQQFGREPTAEELAAELDRTPEQIEEMLRNARQPVSLDNPVGDDEDTLLGDLIEDMEAPAASDALEYQAMIDTVHRALAGLDPREARVIALRFGLVGGRPHTLDEIGRDVGLTRERVRQIEREALAKLRDPNSPDSLLDWAS, from the coding sequence GTGCCGGGAACTGACGCGCCGGCGGATGTCGTGCGTACCGACGCGGCGGTGTCATTGCCGGCTGAACCGCGGGAGGCGGCGGTTTCGCAGCTTGATCACGAGGTGGCGGAGGAGGAGCCGGTCCGGACCGCGCGCCGGACCCGCGGATCGCGATCACGGAGTTCGCGTCGTGCAGCCGACGAGGAGCTGGTCGTCGACGTCGTGGAGGACGACGCTCCCGCCGAGATTCCTACCGAAGAGGAGCTGCTCGACGCAGTCAGCCGTCCCGCCGGTTTCGACGACGAGAGTGACGATCTCGTAGAGGACGATCTCGACCTGGACGACGCCGGGTTGTCGCACGACCCGGTGCGCAACTACCTCAATGAGATCGGCCGTACTCCGCTCCTCGACGCCGCGCAGGAAGTCGAGTTGGCCAAGCGGATCGAAGCCGGTGTGTACGCCGACGTCAAACTCAACGACCCGACTCTGCAGTTGACGGAGGAGGAGCGGCGCGACCTGGAGGCGATCCGCGATGACGGGGCCCGCGCCAAGGCGCACATGCTCGAGGCGAATCTCCGGCTCGTGGTCTCGGTTGCCAAGCGGTACTCGAACCGGGGCATGGCGTTCCTCGACGTCATTCAGGAGGGCAATCTCGGGCTCATCCGCGCAGTGGAGAAATTCGACTACACCAAGGGGTACAAATTCTCCACCTACGCGATGTGGTGGATCCGGCAGGCCATCACGCGCGCCCTCGCGGATCAAGCTCGCACCATCCGGTTGCCGGTGCACGTCGTCGAGCAACTCAACAAGCTGACCCGGCTCCAGCGCGAGCTGCACCAGCAATTCGGCCGGGAACCCACGGCTGAGGAACTTGCCGCCGAGCTTGACCGAACGCCGGAGCAGATCGAGGAGATGCTGCGGAACGCCCGCCAGCCGGTCAGCCTGGACAACCCGGTTGGCGACGACGAGGACACCCTGCTGGGCGATCTCATCGAGGACATGGAGGCGCCCGCCGCCTCGGACGCCCTCGAATACCAGGCGATGATCGACACCGTGCATCGTGCACTGGCCGGGCTGGACCCGCGAGAGGCCCGGGTGATTGCGCTGCGCTTCGGCCTGGTCGGCGGCCGGCCGCACACGCTGGACGAAATCGGCCGGGACGTCGGCCTGACCCGGGAGCGGGTGCGGCAAATCGAGCGCGAGGCCTTAGCGAAACTGCGCGACCCCAACAGCCCCGACTCCCTGCTCGACTGGGCCAGCTGA
- a CDS encoding acetoacetate--CoA ligase: MGQAAMTSETWRDGPLWTPTPERVAAAQLTAFRRRMQEAYGTSLPDTPALHEFSIRHIGEFWSQLWDFCSVVGEKGDVAFVDAPDMRDARFFPEARLNVVDTLLRRDDDTPALLFVREDGVRETWSWHQLRSTVSRAAGALAAVGITAGDVVAAWLPNCPQAYVVALAAAWIGAIFTSASPEFGAPAVLDRFGQVAPKILFAVDGYWYGGRCFDTAEKLAAVTAELATVRNVVVIHYVHERPHGAAANVCDWRDFLTRGEHVSIAPVRGGFDVPQYVLYSSGTTGRPKCIVHRAGGLLLTHLKEHRLHCDIRPGDRVFYFTTTGWMMWNWLLGALASEATLVVYDGSPMYPEPLALFDLAADLDITLFGTSARYLDSLRRSGLQPGSGRDLSALRTITSTGSPLLPDAFDWVYATVKRDVHLASISGGTDICGCFVLGDPTRPVFRGEIQGPALGMAVDVVDDTGRPVPVGVTGELVCTRPFPSLPLGFWGDEDRRRYTEAYFAVFPDIWRHGDWITRTPHGGFVISGRSDATLNPGGVRIGTAEIYRQVARFPQIMDAVAIGQQVDGDERIVLFVTLADGAQLTPELVDEVQTAIRVNCSPRHVPARILAVPDVPRTHSGKIAEIAVRDAVHGRPVRGVEALANPECLAYFREHPGLA, encoded by the coding sequence ATTGGGCAGGCGGCGATGACGAGCGAGACGTGGCGGGACGGACCGCTCTGGACCCCCACACCCGAGCGCGTAGCGGCGGCACAACTGACCGCCTTCCGCCGTCGCATGCAAGAGGCTTACGGCACAAGCCTGCCTGACACACCGGCGCTGCATGAATTCTCCATTCGGCACATTGGCGAATTCTGGTCGCAGCTGTGGGATTTTTGCAGCGTTGTCGGGGAGAAAGGCGATGTCGCGTTCGTTGACGCACCGGACATGCGGGACGCCCGGTTCTTTCCCGAGGCGCGTCTGAACGTCGTGGACACGCTTCTCCGCCGGGATGACGACACGCCGGCCTTGCTCTTCGTTCGGGAAGACGGCGTCCGTGAAACGTGGTCGTGGCACCAGTTGCGGTCGACTGTGAGCCGTGCCGCCGGCGCCCTCGCGGCCGTCGGCATCACGGCGGGCGATGTCGTCGCGGCGTGGCTCCCCAATTGTCCGCAGGCCTATGTTGTCGCCTTGGCGGCGGCGTGGATTGGTGCGATTTTCACGTCGGCGTCACCGGAATTCGGTGCGCCGGCTGTTCTCGACCGGTTCGGCCAGGTGGCGCCGAAAATCCTCTTCGCCGTCGACGGGTACTGGTACGGCGGACGATGCTTCGACACCGCGGAAAAACTCGCCGCCGTAACCGCTGAGCTGGCGACGGTGCGCAATGTTGTGGTCATCCACTACGTGCACGAGCGGCCGCACGGCGCCGCCGCCAACGTCTGCGACTGGCGTGACTTTCTCACCCGCGGCGAACACGTGTCGATTGCGCCGGTCCGCGGAGGATTCGACGTCCCGCAATACGTGTTGTACTCCTCTGGTACGACCGGGCGGCCCAAGTGCATCGTCCATCGGGCCGGTGGTCTGCTGCTCACGCACCTGAAGGAACACCGATTGCACTGCGACATCCGCCCGGGGGATCGGGTCTTTTATTTCACGACGACGGGCTGGATGATGTGGAATTGGCTGCTTGGTGCGTTGGCGAGCGAAGCGACACTCGTTGTGTACGACGGCTCGCCGATGTACCCTGAGCCGCTTGCCCTTTTCGACCTGGCAGCCGACCTCGACATTACGCTGTTCGGCACCTCGGCGCGGTATCTCGACAGCCTTCGCCGGTCCGGCCTGCAGCCGGGCTCCGGCCGGGATCTTTCCGCACTGCGGACGATTACCTCGACCGGTTCCCCGCTGCTGCCGGACGCGTTCGACTGGGTTTATGCAACGGTGAAGCGGGACGTGCACCTCGCCTCGATTTCCGGTGGCACGGACATTTGCGGCTGCTTTGTGCTCGGCGACCCGACCCGCCCGGTATTTCGCGGCGAAATCCAGGGTCCTGCGCTGGGCATGGCCGTCGATGTGGTGGACGACACAGGCCGGCCCGTGCCGGTCGGAGTCACCGGCGAGCTTGTGTGCACCCGGCCGTTTCCGTCCCTGCCCCTTGGGTTCTGGGGCGACGAGGATCGGCGCCGATACACCGAGGCATACTTTGCGGTCTTCCCTGACATATGGCGGCACGGTGATTGGATCACCCGCACGCCGCACGGCGGATTCGTCATCTCCGGCCGCTCGGACGCGACCCTCAATCCGGGCGGGGTGCGGATCGGCACCGCAGAGATCTATCGTCAGGTCGCGCGGTTTCCCCAGATCATGGACGCGGTAGCGATCGGCCAGCAGGTCGACGGTGACGAGCGGATTGTGCTCTTCGTCACACTCGCGGACGGCGCTCAATTGACCCCCGAGCTCGTCGATGAGGTCCAGACTGCGATTCGGGTGAACTGCTCGCCACGGCACGTGCCGGCCCGCATCCTCGCCGTGCCCGACGTCCCACGGACCCACAGCGGCAAGATCGCCGAGATCGCGGTCCGGGACGCCGTACACGGGCGGCCGGTCCGTGGAGTGGAGGCGCTGGCCAACCCGGAGTGTCTGGCATACTTTCGGGAGCATCCCGGGCTAGCGTGA